A single window of Deinococcus sp. Leaf326 DNA harbors:
- a CDS encoding adenylate/guanylate cyclase domain-containing protein, translating to MPSLLLPLSSSPVPTQQACFVMVDLVGSTGLAQRLPVGHYAALMTEFVQLLFLSFEAHGGHILQHQGDAVLAFWPEDQAESAVLAALDAHDRAARLSLAGLLGLSLRLRGAVTSGEVVTGPISGQLTAYGLPVNFARRLCGAAEPGQTLVCDTVKSGCAGTPRLDFTALDGPLELRDFGSICEVYGVRRVQRDKQMKVG from the coding sequence ATGCCTTCTCTGCTTCTTCCCCTGTCCAGTTCCCCAGTGCCGACCCAGCAGGCCTGCTTCGTCATGGTGGACTTGGTGGGAAGCACAGGGCTAGCCCAGCGCCTGCCGGTCGGGCATTACGCCGCCCTCATGACCGAGTTCGTGCAGCTGTTGTTCCTGAGCTTCGAGGCCCACGGCGGGCACATCCTGCAGCACCAAGGCGACGCCGTCCTGGCGTTCTGGCCCGAGGACCAGGCGGAGTCGGCGGTGCTCGCGGCGCTTGACGCCCACGACCGCGCTGCGCGGCTCAGTCTGGCCGGGCTGCTCGGTCTCTCGCTGCGGCTGCGCGGCGCCGTGACCTCCGGCGAGGTCGTCACCGGGCCGATCAGCGGTCAGCTCACCGCCTACGGCCTGCCGGTCAATTTTGCCCGTCGCCTGTGCGGCGCCGCCGAGCCGGGTCAGACGCTCGTATGTGACACCGTGAAGTCGGGCTGCGCCGGTACCCCGAGGCTGGACTTCACGGCACTGGACGGGCCGCTGGAACTGCGCGATTTCGGCAGTATCTGTGAGGTGTACGGAGTCCGGCGCGTACAGCGCGATAAGCAGATGAAAGTCGGCTAA